GATACACCTTGCGAGCTGTCCGCTCGGTTTTCAGCGAGGAGAAGAAGCTCTCCATCGCTGCATTGTCCCAGACGTTACCCGACCGGCTCATGCTGCATGTGACGCCGTGATCCACTAGGAGCTTCTGAAACTGCTCACTGCTATATTGGCTTCCCTGATCCGAGTGGTGGAGCAGCGCGTTTGGTTTACCGCGGCGCCAGATCGCCATCATCAGCGCATCCGCGACGAGCTGGGCGGTCATGGTCGCGCTCATCGACCAGCCCACCACGCGGCGTGAAAACAGGTCGATGACGGCCGCTACGTAGAGCCAGCCCTCGGCTGTCCAGAGATAGGTGAAGTCGGCGATCCACTTCTGGTTTGGCGTCGTGGCGTCGAACTGGCGATCCAGCACGTTGTCTGCCGCTTCGTGCCGGGTGCCCTTGTCCGAAGGCAGACCCCGGCGGCGTGGCCTTGCCCGCAAGGCGTGCTCACGCATCAACCGCTCGACACGGTGCAGCCCGCATGCGGCCCCCTCGGCCAGCACGTCGTGCCAGACCCGCCGGGCGCCATAGGTCCGGTCACTGCCGACGAAGCTGGCCTTGATCTGGGCGCCGAGAACCTCGTCACCGCGCGCCCGGGCACTGGGCGACCGGGAGAGCCAGGCATGAAACCCACTGCGCGAGACATCGAGCGCCTCGCAAAGCCACCGCACCGGCCAGATCCCTCGATGTTTCGCGATGAAGCCGAACTTCACAACAACTCCCTCGCGAAGTAGGCCGCGGCTTTTTTTAGAATGTCGCGCTCAGCCTTGAGCTTGGCGACCTCACGCCGCAGCCGATCGATCTCCTGCTGCTCGGGCTTGACCTGGCCGTGACCCGGAAAGGCCTGCCCAGGATCCGCAGTGAGCTCCTTGATCCAACGCCGCAGGATGTTTTCACCGACATCCAAGTCTCGGCTGGCTTGCACCACCGAAACACCACGCTCCTTGACCAGCCGGACCGCCTCCAGCTTGAACTCTCGGCTGAACTGTCGCCGTACCATCCCCACCCTCCAATCTCATGAAACACCCTAATCTCGGTGTCCACGAAACCGGCAGCAGCTCAGGTCGAGTTCGCCCGGCACTACGGCTACCTGCCAAAGGCCTGCAAAGCTTATCGGGCCAAGACCAAGGGCAAGGTCGAGCGGCCGTTCCGCTACATCCGTGAGGACTTTTTCCTCGGCCGCAGCTTTCGTAACCGCGACGACCTTAACGCCCAGTTTCGCCAGTGGCTCGACCAGGTGGCCAATGCCAGGGTGCACGCCACCACGCACCGGGTGGTCAGCGAGCACTTCGCCGAGGAGCGGCCCCGTTTGCAACCCCTACCAGCCGGGCCGTTCCAGGCCGTGCTGCGTCTGGAGCGCCGCATTACCAAGGACGGCATGGTCTCCGTCGACGGCAACCTCTACAGCGTGCCCGACACGACCCGCCGTCGTCCCGTGGAAGTGCACAGCACCGCCAACGAGGTCCGGATCCTTGAACAGGGCGCCGTCATCGCGGTGCATCCCATGATCGACGGCCGGGGTCAGCGTCGCATCATAGCGGGGCACCGGACCACGCCACCCCCCGTCAACAGCCAGACACCCCGGCAGGGCGTGCCACCCAGCCGGTCCGGCGATGTCGTCGCCCTGCGCCCCTTGTCCTTCTACGACGCCGTGGGCAAGCGCCTGGCCGACGGGGCCGCAGCGTGACCAGCTCGGGCATGCCGGAGAACCAGGTTGCGCGGATCCGGCATAACCTGGTTGCCCTGCGCATGCCGAGGGCCCTGGAGGCGCTCGAGGGCATCATCCAGCAGATCGAGCGCGGCCAGCTCGGCGCCCTCGAGGCGATCGACATGCTGCTGGCCGAGGAGATCACCGTGCGCGAGGGCCGCCGGATCAAGGCGGCTCTGCAAATGGCGCGGCTGGCCACGATCAAGACGCTGACGGGGTTCGACTTCTCTTTCCAGCCCTCGCTGGACCGCAACAGGATCATGGCCCTGGCCAGCCTGGAGTTTATCGACCAACACGAGGTGGTGCATTTCATCGGCCAGTCCGGCACCGGTAAAAGTCACTTGGCCATTGCCCTCGGGGTGGAGGCGATCCGGGCCGGGCGCAGCGTGTATTTCTGCGCCCTGGCCGACATCATTGACAGCCTCGCCAAGGCCGACCGGGAGGGACGCCTGCGGGAGCGCATCCGCTATCTCTGCCGCACCCAGCTGCTGATCATTGATGAGATCGGCTACGTGACGCTGGGTGCTGCTGCGGGAAACCTGTTCTTTCAGCTGGTCAACGCGCGCTACGAGCGCGGCGCCATGATCCTGACCTCGAACCGCGGCTTTGCCGAATGGGGTCAGGTGTTCGGCGATCCCGTCATCGCCACAGCCCTGCTAGACCGGCTACTGCACCACGCCGTGGTCGTGCACATCGAGGGCTCCAGCTACCGCATGCGCCAGCACGCCGACCTACTGCCGCCGGTCCTACCTGCCTCCCACCCGGGCGTACAACCCAAGCGCCGCGGTCGCCCGCCGAAGGGCGCAGCAGACACAATAGCGGTCTCGTAGCCAACGCCGACACCGCGACGGGGTGGGGAGATTTCGTTCGCCACTTCTGAGGAGAATTCAGCCGCCGTTGACAGCTAGCTCGCAGAGAGGTCGCCAGTCTTGGATCGAGCCGGGTTCAGCGTTGCTGATCGCTTCATGGTGCTCGATCAACCATCTGGTCAATGGCGACAAGCGGCGCGACTGACGGGATGCCTTGATGGCGCGGGTGAGGGCAGCGGATGGCTTAATCATGTCGGCGAATTTGTCATCTATCGGAGATCATAGCCGGCAAGGTCCGGTGTCGATCATGCAGATATCCGGGTTTCCACACACCAGTGCACCCGTCGTGCAGGCGCGGTGAAGCATGTGTCGTTGCCCGTAATGGACGAAGCGGTGGACGGGATGCCGGACAGGAACAAAGCCTGCTTGTCAGGAATACCGTCAGGACCTTCATCGAGCC
The Lichenicola cladoniae genome window above contains:
- a CDS encoding IS3 family transposase (programmed frameshift), producing the protein MVRRQFSREFKLEAVRLVKERGVSVVQASRDLDVGENILRRWIKELTADPGQAFPGHGQVKPEQQEIDRLRREVAKLKAERDILKKAGGLLREGVVVKFGFIAKHRGIWPVRWLCEALDVSRSGFHAWLSRSPSARARGDEVLGAQIKASFVGSDRTYGARRVWHDVLAEGAACGLHRVERLMREHALRARPRRRGLPSDKGTRHEAADNVLDRQFDATTPNQKWIADFTYLWTAEGWLYVAAVIDLFSRRVVGWSMSATMTAQLVADALMMAIWRRGKPNALLHHSDQGSQYSSEQFQKLLVDHGVTCSMSRSGNVWDNAAMESFFSSLKTERTARKVYRTRDQARADVFDYIERFYNPRRRHSTIGYLSPMEFERIKASA
- the istB gene encoding IS21-like element helper ATPase IstB, which encodes MPENQVARIRHNLVALRMPRALEALEGIIQQIERGQLGALEAIDMLLAEEITVREGRRIKAALQMARLATIKTLTGFDFSFQPSLDRNRIMALASLEFIDQHEVVHFIGQSGTGKSHLAIALGVEAIRAGRSVYFCALADIIDSLAKADREGRLRERIRYLCRTQLLIIDEIGYVTLGAAAGNLFFQLVNARYERGAMILTSNRGFAEWGQVFGDPVIATALLDRLLHHAVVVHIEGSSYRMRQHADLLPPVLPASHPGVQPKRRGRPPKGAADTIAVS